ACAGTGAGTTGACCATCAACATTAACTCCCTGGATTTTTTAAACGAGGTGAGCAGCGCCCTGAGTGAGCCTGCCGGCCAGTTGCTGGCTCATTTGCAGGCCCGCGGCCCCCTGCATCGTCCGATGGTGAAGGGAAAATTGACGTTAAGTCATGGCCGGGTTGCGTTACCGAAATTAGGGATCCATCTCAATCCCATTGAACTGACGATGGAAACCCAAGAACAACGATGGGTTATTGAAGGCGCCCTGTTCAGCAACAATCAACCGCTGCATGTCAAAGGTCAGGGGCAATTTGCACCGTATTTCACAGGCTCGCTTCATTTTAACGGCGACCATGTCCAGATCCTTAATCTGGATGAATACCAAATGGAATTATCGCCTAAACTCACGTTTGATTTTAAACCCTTCTCCTATGCCTTAAGCGGCGAACTGCTCGTCCCTAAAGCCAGTATCAAACCGCATACCTTCGATAGCAGTGCCAGTTTATCCAGTGATGTGGTCTTCGCCGGGCAAAAACAACCTGAACCTAACCCATTGCATATCGACAGCAACGTGCGCCTGGACATGGGGCAGGATGTGGCCATCGACATCAAGGGCTTAAAAGGTTACCTGGAAGGCAGCCTGCAACTGCGTCAGCTGCCTGATGGCCCAATGCGAGCAACCGGCGAATTGACGGTTCGCGATGGAAAATACCATGCTTATGGCCAGGATTTACTGATTCAACAGGGTCAGCTCATCTACACCGGCAGCCTGATTGACAATCCCGACATGAAAGTGCGCGCTATTCGTCAGTTTAACAATGCCAGTGCCTCCTTTGCAGGCTCCAATCGATTGTTTGATTTCAATACAGAAAACCTGCAATCCTATGATTTCGGCAGCAAAACCACAGTCGGCATCGAGGTCAGCGGCCATTTAAACCGCCCGAAAACACAGCTTTTCTCCATTCCCTCCAACCTCTCTCAGGCTGATATTCTGTCCATGCTCCTCCTGGGCAAGCCCGCAAGCCAGGCCAATAAATCAGGTGGTCAGCTTCTGCTTGCCGCCATTTCATCCATGAATCTGGATTCCGGTAGTAAAGGCACACAACTTCTTGAGCAATTGAAAAATAACCTTGGCTTTGATGTCAATGTGGAAAATAATACGGAATACAATCGTAAAACGAATGAATCAACGGACACGACGTCCTTTGTCGTTGGAAAATCATTATCTAATCGCCTGTACTTAAGCTATAACATGGGCTTTTCGCAAGGAAGCAATAATTTGTTAACTCTTAAATACCTGTTAAATAAATTTTTCAGTATTCAAGTCAGCGCCAGCCTGAGTGGCAACAGCGGCGTTGATCTTCTTTACACTCATCAAAAGGATTCAGAATGACTACACCAGCTTATCATTTACCATTAAGGCTTAAACGATTAAGAAGAACGGCCGCAGCGCGTGACATGCTGCAGGAAACCCGTCTGCATCCCAGGCAATTCATTGCCCCGCTGTTTATCAGTGAAACCCTGCCGCAAAAAAAAGAAATAAAAAGCATGCCCGGCCAATTTCAACTGCCCCTGCATGCCCTGACCGAAGAACTCGACAGCTTAAGCGCGCTTGGTCTGCCTGCCGTTTTACTGTTTGGTCTTCCAGCCCACAAGGATGCCCGCGGCAGCGACTCGCTTAAGGACGACGGCATTATTCAGCGCGCTGTTCAAAGCATTAAACAGAGTCATCCCGACATGCTGGTAATCACCGACGTCTGTTTTTGCGAATACACGGATCATGGCCACTGCGGCGTGGTACATGGCGAGCAGATTGATAATGACGAGACCCTGTATTTACTCGGCCAACAGGCAGTGAGTCACGCCAGAGCCGGCGCCGATTGGGTGGCGCCAAGCAGCATGACCGACGGCATGGTTTTCGCCATCCGTGAAGCCCTGGACAGCGAGGGGTTTCAGGATACGGCGATTTTGAGTTACGCTGTCAAATACAGCTCGAGTTTTTATGGGCCTTTCCGTGAAGCGGCCGAAGGTGCTCCGAAATTTGGCGATCGTAAAACCTATCAGATGAATCCTGCCAATTCATCAGAAGCCCTGCGGGAAGCCGCGCTTGATATAGAGGAAGGCGCCGACCTGCTGATGGTTAAACCGGCGATGAATTACCTCGATATTATTCACCTGTTAAAGCAGCATTACCCGGAAATACCGCTTTGTGCCTACCAGGTCAGCGGTGAGTATTCCATGTTGAAAATGGCGGCTCAACAGGGGTTAATTCAGGAAGAGGCGGCTATGCTTGAAAGCTTGATGGCCATTAAACGGGCGGGGGCTGATTTGCTGATCTCCTATTTTGCCAAAGATTTTGCCCGATTATTTAACCGTCTATAAAGCTTGAGTCCCACGCAAGCTTCGCCTATAGTGTCATCGGTTGGTTGGTTTTGGAGTACTCAATCAACCGATAACTGGTTGTATATTAACAACTTCATCAACTAAGGAGTGAAATGTGAATGCTTTATTAAAAGGTGTAGCGGCAATAACCTTAGGCTTAACCACCGCAATCGCCTTTGCTGCCCCAAGCCATCTGACGACCGATAACCAAACGAATTATCAATCCAATGCGTTCATCAATGGCACTGTACAATCCCCCTACCCCACACCTAAAAAGACTAAAAAGAGTCTGTTGTGGTCTTTGGTTCAACTCGCTTGTGCCCCTTATGTCGATAGCCAAAAGCAATGCGGCGCTTTAATCAAAATGGGTACCGACACCTCAAACCCGGTTGAAGTGGGTTGGCTTAAAATGAACATGAGCACCGGTGATATCACGCCGAAAAAGCTCAGCGCCAATGGCTTTACCATTACCGTGATTAATGCGGGCGAAGTCATCATTACCGAAGACAAAAACTGAGTGGTTTAAAAGCAAAAAAAAGCCACGCAATGCGTGGCTTTTTATTTCCGCCGAGTTATTTTCCGGCTGGAACAGGAGCAGGTTGATCAATCATCCAGACCAGCTGCGCGCCCAGGAGATCGGCACGGGCTTTACCTGTGGCATTGACGTTGAAGGTGCTGCCAGGACCGGCTGTGACTGTTTTGTTAATGAGCACATCATCAGCAAACAGATGGGTATAGCCCACATCCACACCCAGGTTAGGACGCCATTGATAATGAGCACCCACAGACAAGGCCCAACGATCCGCATCCGGTAAACGAATGGTACGGAATGCATCTT
This Legionella sp. MW5194 DNA region includes the following protein-coding sequences:
- the hemB gene encoding porphobilinogen synthase, with the translated sequence MTTPAYHLPLRLKRLRRTAAARDMLQETRLHPRQFIAPLFISETLPQKKEIKSMPGQFQLPLHALTEELDSLSALGLPAVLLFGLPAHKDARGSDSLKDDGIIQRAVQSIKQSHPDMLVITDVCFCEYTDHGHCGVVHGEQIDNDETLYLLGQQAVSHARAGADWVAPSSMTDGMVFAIREALDSEGFQDTAILSYAVKYSSSFYGPFREAAEGAPKFGDRKTYQMNPANSSEALREAALDIEEGADLLMVKPAMNYLDIIHLLKQHYPEIPLCAYQVSGEYSMLKMAAQQGLIQEEAAMLESLMAIKRAGADLLISYFAKDFARLFNRL